The Leptidea sinapis chromosome 17, ilLepSina1.1, whole genome shotgun sequence genome contains the following window.
cagcttgaattgtcggggacccagtgctctatgaacggctggatcacttggcgttgcgtagagacgtcgcttcattgtgtatcttctaccgcatttatcacggggagtgttccgaagagctgtttaacctgattcctgccgccgaattccaccttcgcacgacacgccacaagttaggatatcatcctcaccatctggatgtgtggcggtcctccacagtgcggttttcaaggtgctttcttccacgtactacaaagctgtggaatgagcttccttgtgcggtgtttccgggacgatacgacatgggtagcttcaaaaaaagcgcgtacaccttccttaaaggccggcaacgctcctgtgattcctctggtgttgcgagagattgtgggcggcgctgatcacttaacaacaggtgaccctcgtacgctcgtttgtcctcctattccataaaaaaaatatatataatctgaatctcggaaacggctccaacgatttttataaaatttagtatttcggggacgataaatcgatctagctaggtttcaatttaaaactacattagttttataataGTTCAGATGGGCCATTGGAttatccggaaagcagaagaccccggttcgaatccagatgtcctattagtttttttttgtacaatctTAAAAATCTTCGTCCGGATATTAGGAATAAACAGTCAAGAATTTTTCCCAGTTCGTATTATGCGTAGTCTATTACTGTTCATGTAATACAGGGAATCTGTGGGGACCTTGATTGTCCTTCATTTGTTCTGCTCGGGATATGCTGGCGAATTAAGCCCGGTTTCCactaaagcggagaggagaggaatgtcactatataaaatttacacatTAAATCCTGATATCACTTGTGTGGAACAGCATTGCAAGAGGTAAATTGCATTCGTGATTTAGGAGTAGTCTTTGATAATAAACTGACATTTCTCCCACATATCGACAAAATCTTAGCAAAGTCTTCTTGGTGAAAtagtaaacattttaaaaactcGTTTactaagattatttattatattatattatattttacttataatgcCTTCGTGAGGAGTACCTTAGAATACTGCAGTGGTGTGTGGTCACCAGTCTATAAGGTTCGCCATTGGTTGGTCTAGACAaactccataaaaaatatatgtcgaAAGActgaatcatttttaaaatggaAAGCCAATCAGTTCGTCGTCAAATATTAGATATGGTGTTCTTTTTCAAAGTACTACGAAATTTGTCGATTGCCTTATGTTGCTTAAATCTCTCACTTTTAGAGTTCCTTGCCGATTACTATATAAACCCCAGGGTCTTTTGCGTTGCCATTAGCTCGTACTAATCTGTAAATACACTTACCTGTATCTAGACCATGCCAAACATATAATTCTCTCGACGTATCTCTAGACATATTTAGGACATCACCCATTGCATTTTAGACTGCCGTTcggaaatttttgaataatcttaaatagtatttaagttTGTTATATTAATTCTTAAGGTATAATAGTTCATGTAATTGTGAACTTAATGAAATTTTGTTACTTTAATTGCATGTACTTACAGTTTTGTTTAgtcattaattacttatattaagaTTCATTTACTGTAACTGTAACTGGTTATcctcaaaaaaattaaataaaataataaatggagTCTTCTTAGTGGTAAATGCTAAAACAACAGTTAAAATGGActaggttcaatttaccccgtTACAAGTTTCTCCCGACACTTgacgacgatttcccgagagagatctgcatggcccgtgtatacagcATCACAATTTTGTTGCAAATATGCAATATcgttcaatatttataattaaatagccaaTATATGTTGTAGTAACCTCCACCGCACATTTGCGTTAGCTTCAAGTTTTTCTGAGCTCATTATTCAGACCGATGCGACGTTACTTGGAACAAGGAGTCAACTAAGTTCATGTTAATTCAcctagatggcgctagtatGTACCGATGGTTTTTTAGACTGCgctattaaaatttattcgTGAATGAGCAGTAGCTCTGCGAGCCGTATCAAAATCATACTTACCTGGCGTAGGGGACACCGTGATCAAGAAGGCGGTTCCCCCAGAGCGAGGCCTTTCCATTGCACTGCGGATGGGTTGACCTCTGCGATTATCCCTAATGCGGATAACTCGGACGCGTAATTTTTGGTAGTGGGGACTGCGTACGCGCCGTCCCCccaattatgaataaaatatgattattataataaacatcaatGATAACGGTAATGATACGTGATAGATAGCTAGATATTTCAGAATTGGCTCATGTTCACTATAATGAACTATTATAGTGAACATGagccaattataataataataattttgccaAAACTACGCATCGCAAGCAAATAGTGTTTGTAATTTGTGTGTCGCAATAGGTACAAGGCTTCTATTTTGCACTATGGTGGTTGCAAGTTGATACCTATAAGGTTGTAGAAGATACGGGGTTGAGACATGTGATTAATGTGTGATTATCActaatctaaaataattttggatTGTTCTAGAATATTTTAGAGATTTCTAGAAAAATTAAGAAAGCTCTAAATTAGATGCCACAGTTCTGGACGATCTAGAATGATTTCTAGATTAAGAATTTTCTTCACAAAACTAATAAAActatatctataaaaatatatatataaaaaatttcggCCAATTTTATTCTAGATTGAATGATAAACatgtatttcaaaataatatacctcagacctgagaagaacggacgcaagaaagTCAGCgtgatttttttcttaattttgttacaatatatgcagtatcgtacactaaaatttataatttaatagcttGGGGGCGTTCGCTCCACTTAAAATCAgtaatatcattaagaaaattatttatgttatagtaacctttaccacacatacgatttttaacaactcttttttttttgtaaaagggaggcaaacgagcgtaagggtcacctggtgttaagtgatcaccacccacattatcttgcaacaccagaggattcactgGAGCGTTGTACGTACGtgtactttttttgaaggtacccatgtcgtatcataccggaaacactgcacaaagaagctcattccacagctttgtagtagcaGGCATACCATTGTTACTCACTCTAaaccacttaacaccaagtgacccgtacgctcgattgttcTCATTTTGCTAAAAAAAACACAGAGTTTCTTACaccagttcttctcaggtctgaggcatactatttcgatcgtttttgacgttgaatcagtttttttatggaaaggaggATAAACATgtgaatttgaatatagtttTATCCTCAGCCCGTACAGTACAATCACAGTTAGAAATAAATCAGACGAAAGgtgatataataaaacaaaaagattaaaaaacatatgatatttatttaattaaaagcaTATTGCATTCAATGACATAGTATACGAAGTGTGTTGGGCGTTgccctttaaaaataaataaaacatcacAATTATATAACAGATTTAATATATCTAGAATATCGTAAAATAACTTAACAATTAATGTCTTTATTTtgattcatttcatttcattttttttcagtaaaacttttattctaaatagttttataatacGCTCATAGATATAGAAAATGATTGTAACCATTGTGATTAAATTTACTATAGATTTACTTTGAGTGATACGCGGTCTTGCCATTAAATTCTTAACCCAAAACTCCACAGTATCTTCTgaaatgttaagtcttattagaCAATATATTACACTAACTACGGTCGTGGATACGGACGTAAATatgtcgtaattttttttttttggaagaaaaatttaatttgtagtaATTTATTGTCATGTAAGATAGAAATCTGTTGTGACGTAGACattgattattaaattattttactgtcTCGCGCCTCTTTGGTGTCTACTAgctacttaaatatatttacaatgctTTATATAGATCTGGACAGACGAGCTTCGTGGTAGAATatctcataaaatattatggttTCTGATAATTAAGCTGGCCACTCACGAACGCTCCAACAAGCCAAACGTAGTTGCGCCGAGTCAAAATCTACAGATGAACAATCAATGCGCCAACGCGCCATCCGAAACAAACAATAGTGGAATTGAGTTTCACGCCACCTCGCCAATCAAATGGCATCGTCAAGAATACATCCGCAAGGCCCAACTTTGTGTTAAGTCTGCTCCAAGACGGGACGCCGCCATGTTTGGTGAATGTTTTTCAAACTAATAAagagtataatttattatttattattatattatattaataaacgaGAATAGAAAGAAACGGACACTAATTGGCGAATGGCGTGCAGGTGAATTTTAGTCAAAATTTTAAGTCATATGGACGCAATTTATTTGTCGTCGGGATAAATGGCGCGTTCGTGTGTGACCAGCTTAAGAAACGAGCAATCCACATATAttgcaatattaattaaatatatctatatttgaatatattacaatgatatatataatCACATTCTATAATTCAATCACTGAACGATATAAATTTGAGAACAATTTATTTATGCTAATAAAACATCCTGTTGTTGGACCATAGTGTTATGTTCTGGACTATTTGAATCTCTTTTCTACTATCTTTTCCTGGATAACATTAAGACATAATAAATATCACAACACAAAGATAAAACCAAATGATAGAACATATAATAGCAATCAATTAATGTAACttcaattaattaaagttatattttggaaataaaatttTGGTTCTACTTTATTTGCAAAAATTCAATGATTACATAGTGAAACATTCACATATCATCATCTCATCTTATTGTCATtccatttgtgtaattatttactgcctcttagattaaggtttggtcTCCGTTGCGCTACAGCTTGATACCGAAGACGTAGTTGAAAAATGCGTTAATTAATATAGTGGGAGTACTcgagcaatgtgtgacgttcacgagccacatgttctgttaaactttgctaataattgaaacaaaaatgccGGGTTTCGTAGTAACTTTGTAAAacgaatactacaagaaataagaaagacactgggactCAACAACAGtaagtattttgcattttattaatttaaaataacacgaagtttatgttacaaaatgaaagatgccacgcacacaagcatctaatagttgccgtaataaaaagctattgttcttagttagtacggtatttagttggagctCAGCGGAGACAAATCCTTAATATAAGTACGGTATATATCCCTCGAAATTTGATTGTTTACTGGTAATAGCACTCCCTTTCCAAAAACTCGCTGGGTTCACTATCCTCTCAATACGCATACTTAACGTACATTCAATCTCTTTGGCTTCACACAAAACGACCCTATATATACAATTTACATATTTACActtgaaattaaaacaaaaaacaagtcaaatatataaatagtcaTTTTTCGTTTCTCTACAGAAGCTAATGCTTGGGAACTTATAGACTGGGCTGTATCTTCTGTTGTCGCTGTCTGATTCTAAAGACAGCGCTGATAATGCTCTAGAAACTTCATCTTCTTCTTCGTTCTCTTGTGGGGTGGGGTTAGTTCTAGGAGGGAGTGGAGGTGCGCGAGGATTCCTTCGTACCCTGAAGTGGCAGTCGGTGTCTGAAGGCCAGGCTCGCTGGACTAATAGTGGAAGATCATCGGGATGTAACTTCCTCTCGTATTCTTGTGATGGGCATACCTGAAAAATTGAGAGTTCATAGTTTTAATCACTAAGTTGGTCTTAGAATGAGAAAGGAATATAAGAATAAATGGATTTTAATTCTTTCATGTAGCTATAGTGTTAATTTTAACCCTACTTTTAAAGAAATACTtttgatagaaaaaaaaagtaggatGTGCCAAAAGAAGTTTATTTCAGTAAGATGAGTATAATAACAATATCAAGCGAAGCGAAGTAGAAAAAATATACTGTAGATGATGTCCATATTCTGTATGTGGCAaaatttcagtattttgttaattttgtcCGATCAGattccgatccgtatccgtgaaaacacggtcccgagtagtcgtagaactatttctatggtagtttacgaactagatccggctttcgtcatccgatttctttctgTCAACCGtaaaaatagttctacgacttcGGACCTTCTTTTCACGGGTTCttatcggattcggatcggacgtactGCGGAAGCGCTCTTACACCTGTTATTAATATCGAGGTGAGGCCATATTTAGGCGCACTGAGGACATTATTTTGTGGGTAGTGAATGAGATTTATTTGCCACAGCTATGAAACGCTCATTCGGGCAAAGTTAGCTCAAGTCACTAAGGGTGCGCgatcattaagagcaaaatctACGCTTCACCTCTCTACTTCTGGAATGTGGTGTTAAATGCTTGTTCCACTGGTAGAAATAGTTAAGAGTAATTACCTCATACAAGGAGAACCTCTCGACACCCTCGCTGGAGTCGTAGCAGTGCAGCAATATTGCCAGCAGCTCGTCAGCCGTGGTGCGCTCGCTCGTCAGTATACATTTGTACTGCGACGAGGACATCAGCGCCGAGTCGTAGATCTTCACCAGACCACCCGGCCGCATCTGTAGAGAGAACCtggaaaacaatattaatatgttattcttctacaaAGTTTTAAAGGAATCAcatatacttataaatttttagCGTACTCAATTCGGAATCCGTAAGAACTTCTGGAGAGAAGTCAAATACTGCAGTGGCTCAAGACGAAGGTTTACcgccagtgtgtgttgccagtaatGACGTCTGAGAAAGTTCTTGGTTGCTgagattaatattattgtattagggcaatggagagggctatgctcggaggtTCCCTTTTTTATGACGGTAAGGAACAAGGcaagcacgacgttcagctgatggtaattgatacgccctgcttattACAACAGAGTGCtgcttgaaaaaacccaaaaattctgagcggtttCACAATTGCGCTCATTTGATCGTACCCAAAATTTCTAGCGACATTGGCAAGCCCAGTTTTGTTACTATTGCGCCCTTAAAACCTTAACAACAACAGAAATTAAAGCTATTAATAGCTATATTTACAATccataggtaggtacctacgtgctgaatctttaatattaataacctaACCCCAAGCGTTAAAAATACGAAAACTTGTCATAACATAAAACAATCATAACATAATCAACAAAACATACGACATATGTGTAACGAAACCTGTTTCGTTTTACAGGTTTTGTAAAACGAAACAAGTCATTAAAATAGTAAGAACCATTTCAGTCGACATAAAACATATGGTCAGTTGAGAGCGCTCGGAGAcctttttaaagtttttaatgacGTAGCGCTAGCCAGGAATAGATTATAGAACGCACCGGAAGGGTACCTCCGATGTTGGTTCTTTTACATCTGTGACACGCGGTGGTCTCGCGTTATTGTCGTCATTTACTCACTATTGTTTTGACAGATACatatttcaatcaatatttacaatatattttgatcAAACACATGCAcggccttaaaaataaactgggtataaagttataactgatgataaacaaagaatatgcaaaatgttcacaatatcgttgacaacactgtcaatacaatgttAATTcttcccgtgccactaaataaattaaaaaaaaaaaaaaatgataattctgaagttttccgaatgacaagctgccttgcaaataaacgcgggaaacgttatataTCCGAATAAGCCATTCGTCAGCAAAATGtctaattgtaaacattttacatattctttgtttatgcttagttataactttatgccaattttatttgtaaggccggtaGTGTCTGTATCTTATTTCGGAGATACAGCTTTTTTAATGTACTAATGCGTATGTATATACAACGTGTTACACAATAAcccgtaaaaaatataattaattatcaaagccaaaTATTTGGTCATCCCAATGGTCAACCCTAGTAAGCTGTCATGTCAGGGAACcagattattaaaaagaaaggcctattttacctaatatttgtctactttaatagtttttctatttttcattcgTAAATGTTTGCTACCTCAATACAAGGATATCATTAATCATTATagtcatatataatatatacaatacatataccagtgggaggctcctttgcaagccggctagattatggataccacaacggcgcctatttctaccgtgtggcaacaatatgttaatattactgtgtttctgtggGCTAATAAGacctaatttaattatttattgagacATAATTAatcgtctcaaagtgacgagcgcaattgtagtgccgctcagaatttttgggtttttcaagaatccttggcggcaattaccatcagctgaacgtcctgctcgtctagtcccttattatcataaaaaaaatactcaggTACATAAGAAAAATGGTTATGTGTAGGACATAGTGTATTTCTCCGATTGCCCAACGGTTACCGAGATGTAACAACGTGTTGGATCGGTTTTCGCATCAATAATACCGACGATGGTGCGAAATACC
Protein-coding sequences here:
- the LOC126969100 gene encoding uncharacterized protein LOC126969100, yielding MSSRTPVPAPRMLIPFQPNYIHTTIKVYARCLRPDIEYKTLSVTWGTRAKEVVATLLSKFRMRHRDPRLFYLSMEVRVRAAGLRTTLVLDDDARPAALQACHPKGYSKFSLQMRPGGLVKIYDSALMSSSQYKCILTSERTTADELLAILLHCYDSSEGVERFSLYEVCPSQEYERKLHPDDLPLLVQRAWPSDTDCHFRVRRNPRAPPLPPRTNPTPQENEEEDEVSRALSALSLESDSDNRRYSPVYKFPSISFCRETKNDYLYI